AAACACGTCAACAAAGAAATCGAAGAACCCGGACGGGGGTGGTCCGGGCTAAGCAATTGTGGGTAATCCAGGCCAGCCGTTACGACCACGCGTCTTTCCTTGCGCGCCCGCTCAAGTATTACAGCATCAGAAGCCCGGTCAAGGCCGATTTCAAGCGCGTGAACCGCATTGTACCCATGCTCAATCAACCATCTGGCAAGTCCTGGAGAAAGGGGCAATCGAGGGCTTGAAAGAGGAGGAATTTTTCCCTGCCGCCGGCTTTCTTGCTACTGCGTTGGAGGCAGACGTGGATTTAAAGATATCCTTCGTAAGGAATATTTTTACCTCTATTCCCGAAAGAGGTTACTCAAGCGGATTGTTTTTTTAGTTCTGGCGTCTTACAATATAGGTAAGAAAGGAGGCTTTTTGTTATGGAAATAGTTCGGTTATCTTCTAAAGGACAACTGGTACTTCCTAAAAATGTCAGGGAACGACTTGCCCTAAAAAGGGGGTTGGAACTGAAAGTGGAATTAATTGGAGGCAAGATAATCCTGGAACCCGTCTACCGGGAAACTAAAACGGATTGGCGTCGTTGGCGGGGATCTTTAAAGGGTGGACGGGCATTAGAAGAACATTTGGAAGAGCACAGGCAAGAGGTGGCATGCGATGATTAAAATATTTGATGCTTTCGCCGTACTCTGCTGGATGCAAGAGGAGCCCGGTTCATCTTATATTAATCATTTAATGGAAGAAGCTGAAAAAGAGGCGGTTAAGATCCAAATATCAGCCATAAATATTGGTGAAATTTTTTACCGCCTT
This sequence is a window from Bacillota bacterium. Protein-coding genes within it:
- a CDS encoding DUF5615 family PIN-like protein: MPLSPGLARWLIEHGYNAVHALEIGLDRASDAVILERARKERRVVVTAGLDYPQLLSPDHPRPGSSISLLTCFLHV
- a CDS encoding AbrB/MazE/SpoVT family DNA-binding domain-containing protein translates to MEIVRLSSKGQLVLPKNVRERLALKRGLELKVELIGGKIILEPVYRETKTDWRRWRGSLKGGRALEEHLEEHRQEVACDD